In a single window of the Streptomyces sp. CGMCC 4.7035 genome:
- a CDS encoding TIGR03086 family metal-binding protein, with translation MDLTGAKDVTGVDEPDLVRLDRIAVHESVRLVGLAEEKDWERDTPCAEWPLRRLVAHMAAQHHGFAAAARGAGADMAHWREPEEMSDPERTYRGAAMGVLAAFGQPGVLQRKFALPELGVVVPGRIALGFHLVDYVAHAWDVAAALGVEPELPTDVLDAALGVALLVPTDPAGRGPGFAFAPPLAVPPGTGSLDATLRLLGRDPDQWFLPKDQRNLPSV, from the coding sequence ATGGACCTCACCGGAGCGAAGGACGTCACCGGAGTCGACGAACCGGACCTCGTCAGGCTCGACCGGATCGCCGTGCACGAGTCGGTACGGCTCGTGGGACTGGCGGAGGAGAAGGACTGGGAGCGGGACACGCCGTGCGCGGAGTGGCCCCTGCGCCGGCTCGTCGCGCACATGGCCGCGCAGCACCACGGGTTCGCGGCCGCCGCGCGCGGCGCCGGAGCCGACATGGCGCACTGGCGGGAGCCGGAGGAGATGTCCGACCCGGAGCGCACGTACCGTGGCGCCGCGATGGGCGTCCTGGCGGCCTTCGGACAACCGGGGGTGCTCCAGCGCAAGTTCGCTCTGCCGGAGTTGGGAGTGGTGGTACCCGGGCGGATCGCGCTGGGCTTCCACCTCGTCGACTACGTGGCGCACGCCTGGGACGTGGCCGCCGCGCTGGGCGTCGAGCCGGAGCTGCCCACCGACGTGCTCGACGCCGCACTCGGCGTCGCCCTGCTCGTACCGACGGATCCGGCGGGGCGCGGACCGGGCTTCGCCTTCGCGCCACCGCTCGCCGTACCGCCCGGCACGGGCTCGCTCGACGCCACCCTGCGCCTCCTGGGACGCGACCCCGACCAGTGGTTTTTACCGAAGGATCAACGGAACTTGCCAAGTGTTTGA
- a CDS encoding ABC transporter ATP-binding protein has product MQRDLRLTGVGRRYGLRGPWVLRGVDLTVPPGSLTRVEGANGTGKSTLLRLLAGIDAPTEGRVTGRPRTAYVPERFPAALPFTATGYLTHLGTVHGLSRPDAARAADEWLERFGAAAYARTPMAELSKGSSQKVAVAQALLAGPELLVLDEAWTGLDTDAREELDRAVAERTSAGAAVVFVDHDPRRLAGVPDAVYRVSEGALEPHTGERSSPSPAGPSVVVEARGPAGAEPPADARAMTTSMARTPSGTLRLTVPASRSDVLLRTLLGARPPWHVVAVGPAEPLPADPEPRETKADSCR; this is encoded by the coding sequence ATGCAACGTGATCTACGCCTGACGGGCGTCGGCCGCCGTTACGGGCTCCGCGGCCCCTGGGTGCTGCGCGGGGTCGACCTGACGGTGCCGCCCGGCTCCCTGACACGCGTCGAGGGCGCGAACGGCACCGGCAAGTCCACCCTGCTCCGGCTTCTCGCCGGCATCGACGCGCCCACCGAGGGCCGTGTCACCGGGCGCCCGCGCACCGCGTACGTTCCCGAGCGCTTCCCGGCCGCCCTCCCCTTCACGGCGACGGGCTACCTCACCCACCTCGGCACCGTCCACGGACTGTCCCGGCCCGACGCCGCCCGCGCCGCCGACGAGTGGCTCGAACGCTTCGGCGCCGCCGCGTACGCCCGTACGCCGATGGCGGAACTCTCCAAGGGCAGCAGCCAGAAGGTCGCCGTCGCCCAGGCCCTGCTCGCCGGGCCCGAACTGCTCGTCCTCGACGAGGCCTGGACCGGCCTCGACACCGACGCCCGTGAGGAACTGGACCGCGCGGTCGCCGAACGAACGTCCGCCGGCGCCGCCGTCGTCTTCGTCGACCATGACCCGCGCCGGCTCGCGGGGGTGCCCGACGCCGTCTACCGCGTCAGCGAGGGCGCGCTCGAACCGCATACGGGCGAACGGAGTTCACCGTCCCCCGCCGGGCCGTCCGTGGTCGTCGAGGCCCGGGGACCCGCCGGTGCCGAACCGCCCGCCGACGCGCGGGCGATGACCACATCCATGGCCCGCACCCCGTCCGGCACCCTCCGTCTCACCGTGCCCGCGAGCCGTTCCGACGTCCTGCTGCGAACCCTGCTCGGCGCACGGCCGCCCTGGCACGTGGTGGCCGTCGGCCCGGCCGAGCCTCTCCCTGCCGACCCCGAACCCCGCGAAACAAAGGCCGACAGCTGCCGATGA
- a CDS encoding DUF4142 domain-containing protein, which translates to MRSRPVQGRGVFSGTGLLITLLAGTLVALIFPVWSYADRSGTGLDTLNAQTLSTQYGPLSAQDRDFITRVRLAGLWELPAGQQAEQKGTTLAVRTAGRHLIEGHTFLDARVRDVAARLGLALPNQPSAQQRQWLTILNSAQGEAYDRDFANLLRQAHGKVFAVVAQVRATTRNSLVRALAEDANTTVLDHIKVLEATGYVDFDALAQDAATASPPPLTNSPAPPGPTDNPGTPVPVTPSAAVSLPPVDTSATYALPPAASSPPP; encoded by the coding sequence ATGCGATCCAGACCCGTCCAAGGCCGCGGAGTTTTCAGCGGCACCGGGCTCCTCATCACCTTGCTCGCGGGGACCCTCGTCGCACTGATCTTTCCCGTCTGGTCCTACGCGGACCGTTCCGGCACGGGTCTGGACACCCTGAACGCCCAGACCCTGTCCACGCAGTACGGCCCGCTGTCCGCGCAGGACCGGGACTTCATCACCAGGGTCCGGCTAGCCGGGCTGTGGGAGCTGCCGGCCGGGCAGCAGGCCGAGCAGAAGGGCACCACCCTGGCCGTGCGCACCGCGGGCCGGCACCTCATCGAGGGCCACACCTTCCTGGACGCCCGCGTCCGTGACGTCGCCGCGCGCCTGGGTCTCGCCCTGCCCAACCAGCCGAGCGCACAGCAGCGCCAGTGGCTCACGATCCTCAACTCGGCCCAGGGCGAGGCGTACGACCGCGACTTCGCCAACCTCCTGCGCCAGGCCCACGGCAAGGTCTTCGCCGTCGTCGCCCAGGTCCGCGCCACCACCCGCAACTCGCTGGTGCGCGCCCTCGCCGAGGACGCGAACACCACCGTCCTCGACCACATCAAGGTCTTGGAGGCCACCGGCTACGTCGACTTCGACGCGCTGGCCCAGGACGCGGCCACCGCGAGCCCGCCCCCACTCACCAACTCCCCCGCGCCGCCGGGTCCCACGGACAACCCCGGCACACCGGTTCCGGTGACCCCGTCGGCGGCCGTTTCGCTGCCGCCGGTGGACACGTCGGCCACCTACGCGCTGCCGCCGGCGGCCTCCAGCCCGCCTCCGTGA
- a CDS encoding DUF4142 domain-containing protein, translating to MRRINGTALLIAALVATVGALAFPVWSYADRSGTGQANLAAGTVATKWGPLTAADRDLIVRVRLAGLWELPAGQQAIERAPTPAIKEAGDHLIVGHTDLDKRVRIVAAQLGVELPNQPNEQQQGWLQELSAASGQEYQYKFANLLRAAHGKIFPAIGAVRNSTRNTLVRQLASDANQTVLDHITVLEKTGNVDFDAIANDAVSGTTASPTGPAAPVPGAAAPSAPAAGPSGNPRTSSSPSPGEPGTVNTGRPDPVDSDNVLR from the coding sequence TTGCGGCGTATCAACGGTACGGCCCTCCTCATCGCGGCCCTCGTCGCCACCGTCGGCGCGCTCGCGTTCCCCGTGTGGTCGTACGCCGACCGCTCCGGCACCGGACAGGCGAACCTCGCCGCCGGCACGGTGGCCACGAAATGGGGACCGCTCACCGCCGCCGACCGCGATCTGATCGTCCGTGTACGGCTGGCGGGGCTGTGGGAACTGCCCGCCGGACAGCAGGCGATCGAGCGGGCACCCACCCCGGCGATCAAGGAGGCCGGCGACCACCTCATCGTCGGCCACACCGACCTCGACAAGCGCGTACGGATCGTCGCGGCCCAGCTCGGCGTCGAGCTGCCCAACCAGCCGAACGAGCAACAGCAGGGCTGGCTCCAGGAGTTGAGCGCGGCAAGCGGGCAGGAGTACCAGTACAAGTTCGCGAACCTGCTGCGGGCCGCGCACGGCAAGATCTTCCCGGCGATCGGCGCCGTACGGAACTCCACGCGGAACACGCTGGTACGGCAGCTCGCCTCGGACGCCAACCAGACCGTGCTCGACCACATCACGGTGCTGGAGAAGACCGGCAACGTCGACTTCGACGCCATCGCCAACGACGCGGTGTCCGGCACGACCGCCAGCCCGACCGGTCCCGCCGCGCCCGTACCCGGTGCCGCGGCGCCCTCCGCGCCCGCCGCCGGGCCGAGCGGCAACCCCCGGACCAGCTCCAGCCCGTCCCCGGGCGAGCCGGGCACGGTCAACACCGGCCGACCGGATCCCGTCGACTCCGACAACGTGCTGCGCTAG
- a CDS encoding aminoacyl-tRNA hydrolase produces the protein MSSDQTPATPADAPHDGQDSPFRSERTPRDEAPQFVLPLVVRIERAAPPARTDALETAARAVLVILSDERSLGEGEWARAMRDWQDARIRKVVRRARGAEWRRAEALPGITVTGKSAEVRVFPPVPLDGWPKDLARLQVSGTDLDDPEPPVEADPAAPVLWLNPDLEMSAGKTMAQAGHGAQLAWWALPDEERTAWRDAGFPLAVRAADPSHWRDLTTSGLPLVQDAGFTEIAPGSCTVVADHPALRRN, from the coding sequence GTGAGCAGTGACCAGACCCCCGCCACCCCGGCGGACGCGCCGCACGACGGCCAGGACAGCCCCTTCCGCTCCGAGCGCACCCCGCGCGACGAGGCGCCGCAGTTCGTGCTGCCGCTCGTCGTGCGCATAGAGCGGGCCGCTCCCCCGGCGCGCACGGACGCACTGGAGACGGCCGCGCGCGCCGTGCTCGTGATCCTGAGCGACGAGCGCTCGCTGGGCGAGGGCGAGTGGGCCCGGGCGATGCGGGACTGGCAGGACGCACGGATCCGCAAGGTGGTGCGGCGGGCGCGCGGCGCGGAGTGGCGACGGGCCGAGGCGCTTCCGGGCATCACGGTCACGGGCAAGTCGGCGGAGGTCCGCGTCTTCCCGCCCGTCCCGCTGGACGGCTGGCCCAAGGACCTGGCCCGGCTACAGGTGTCGGGCACGGACCTCGACGACCCGGAGCCGCCGGTGGAGGCCGACCCGGCCGCGCCCGTGCTGTGGCTGAACCCGGACCTGGAGATGTCGGCGGGCAAGACGATGGCCCAGGCGGGCCACGGCGCCCAACTCGCCTGGTGGGCGCTGCCGGACGAGGAGCGCACGGCCTGGCGCGACGCGGGCTTCCCCCTCGCCGTCCGCGCCGCCGACCCGTCCCACTGGCGCGACCTCACGACGTCCGGACTGCCGTTGGTACAGGACGCGGGCTTCACGGAGATCGCCCCGGGCAGCTGCACGGTGGTGGCGGACCATCCCGCACTGCGCCGCAACTGA
- a CDS encoding ABC transporter, with protein sequence MIPLLRYQSALLLRSQRWLPPFLLYAVFLAIGVQSGQPVLDSLGYAAAAVLPVAAWLVRICATNEPPAARSCVGAAVGPGRAHLACLLVALGASAALGTAATVVVTLISSHTSTDHRIRLSAVQSAGAGLIVALVCALLGTAVGALTTWPLLRSPGRAVPALMLAALLALVLSGSPARTAVTALVTGSQTARVPAPLLPLALAALLTAAAVAVACALTTRRSP encoded by the coding sequence ATGATCCCCCTCCTGCGCTACCAGTCCGCCCTCCTTCTGCGTTCCCAGCGCTGGCTCCCCCCGTTCCTCCTGTACGCCGTCTTCCTCGCGATCGGCGTCCAGAGCGGGCAGCCCGTGCTGGACTCGCTCGGCTACGCGGCCGCCGCGGTGCTGCCCGTCGCCGCCTGGCTCGTCCGCATCTGCGCGACCAACGAGCCGCCCGCGGCCAGGAGTTGTGTCGGCGCGGCGGTCGGTCCGGGGCGTGCGCACCTGGCCTGCCTGCTCGTCGCGCTGGGTGCCTCAGCCGCCCTGGGTACGGCCGCGACTGTCGTCGTCACGCTCATCAGCAGCCACACCAGCACCGACCACCGCATCCGCCTCTCCGCCGTCCAGTCCGCCGGGGCCGGACTGATCGTCGCGCTGGTGTGCGCGCTGCTCGGTACGGCCGTGGGCGCACTGACGACCTGGCCGCTGCTGCGCTCGCCGGGACGCGCCGTCCCCGCGCTGATGCTCGCGGCCCTGCTCGCGCTCGTACTGAGCGGTTCCCCGGCGCGCACGGCAGTCACCGCGCTGGTGACGGGCTCGCAGACGGCCAGGGTCCCGGCCCCGCTGCTGCCGCTCGCCCTCGCCGCGCTGCTCACGGCGGCCGCGGTGGCGGTGGCCTGTGCGCTCACCACCCGTCGGTCTCCCTGA
- a CDS encoding GNAT family N-acetyltransferase: protein MAEHLSPAPPTAVRLTRYTKTEQSEILGDGADPFGVAHAGLTWLPKEDHFGIRLGDRLVAHAGLLVLPVSVGGTDTEVVGVGGVAVAPDLRGNGLARLVVTAALDHARTLGPQYGLLFCRQPLVPLYQRLGWRALEQDVHVEQHEGPVLMPLRTMWTPLHEGANWPTGAVRLLSFPM, encoded by the coding sequence ATGGCCGAGCACCTGTCACCCGCACCGCCGACCGCAGTGCGGCTTACGCGATACACGAAGACCGAGCAGAGCGAGATCCTCGGCGACGGCGCCGATCCGTTCGGCGTCGCGCACGCCGGCCTGACCTGGCTGCCCAAGGAGGATCATTTCGGCATCAGGCTGGGTGACCGCCTCGTGGCCCACGCCGGCCTGCTCGTACTGCCTGTATCGGTCGGGGGTACCGACACCGAGGTGGTGGGTGTCGGTGGCGTGGCCGTCGCGCCTGACCTGCGGGGGAACGGACTGGCGCGGCTGGTCGTCACGGCGGCTCTCGACCACGCGCGGACGCTGGGCCCGCAGTACGGACTTCTTTTCTGCCGACAGCCCCTGGTCCCGCTCTACCAGCGGCTCGGCTGGCGGGCGCTGGAGCAGGACGTCCATGTCGAGCAACACGAGGGGCCCGTGCTGATGCCGCTGCGGACCATGTGGACGCCCCTGCACGAGGGAGCGAACTGGCCGACCGGAGCGGTGCGCCTGCTTTCGTTTCCCATGTAA
- a CDS encoding DUF692 domain-containing protein codes for MKRLGTGIGWRPEIADAVERMPGIDWVEAVAENVCPGHLPESLLRLREHGVTVVPHGVSLGLGGADRPDEARLTALAERAQALGSPLVTEHIAFVRAGGPLTASPLLEAGHLLPVPRTRDALDVLCENIRIAQDALPVPLAVENVAALISWPGEEMTEGQFLYELADRTGVRLLIDVANLHTNHVNRGEDPARALDELPVEAIAYVHVAGGFARDGVWHDSHAHPVPRPVLDILADLASRTVPPGVLLERDENFPEPAELERELAAIRETVEKASVRVGERPAGAGPAGAAGQDSTDTDTDTDTGTGTGTGTDTEPARQRLALAQAALLSSLVAGTPVPEGFDRVRLGVQARALAAKRADVVAKVAPELPGILQEAYRPAFLAYAQGHPMTGGYRRDALGFAEHLLLAGRPENAERRRLLREWWLERSGPTPPSRHPAARLARATRRVLLRH; via the coding sequence ATGAAGCGACTGGGAACGGGCATCGGGTGGCGGCCGGAGATCGCCGACGCCGTGGAGCGTATGCCGGGCATCGACTGGGTCGAGGCCGTGGCCGAGAACGTGTGCCCAGGGCATCTGCCCGAGTCGCTGCTGCGGCTGCGTGAGCACGGCGTCACCGTCGTCCCGCACGGCGTCTCCCTCGGCCTCGGCGGCGCGGACCGCCCCGACGAGGCGCGGCTGACCGCCCTCGCCGAGCGCGCGCAGGCCCTCGGTTCGCCGCTCGTCACCGAGCACATCGCGTTCGTCCGGGCGGGCGGGCCGCTGACCGCCTCGCCGCTGCTGGAGGCCGGGCATCTGCTCCCGGTGCCGCGCACCCGCGACGCGCTCGACGTCCTGTGCGAGAACATACGCATCGCGCAGGACGCGCTGCCCGTCCCGCTCGCCGTGGAGAACGTCGCGGCACTCATCTCCTGGCCGGGCGAGGAGATGACTGAGGGACAGTTCCTGTACGAGCTGGCCGACCGCACCGGCGTACGGCTGCTCATCGACGTCGCGAACCTGCACACCAACCACGTCAACCGGGGCGAGGACCCGGCCAGGGCGCTGGACGAACTGCCCGTCGAGGCCATCGCGTACGTCCATGTCGCGGGCGGTTTCGCACGCGACGGCGTCTGGCACGACAGCCACGCCCACCCGGTGCCGCGGCCGGTCCTCGACATCCTGGCCGACCTCGCGTCCCGGACCGTCCCGCCCGGCGTCCTGCTGGAACGCGACGAGAACTTCCCCGAACCGGCCGAGCTGGAGCGGGAGCTGGCGGCCATTCGGGAGACGGTGGAGAAGGCGTCGGTACGTGTCGGGGAGCGGCCGGCGGGCGCGGGGCCGGCGGGCGCGGCAGGGCAAGACTCCACCGACACCGACACCGACACCGACACCGGCACCGGCACCGGCACCGGCACCGACACGGAACCGGCCCGCCAGCGGCTCGCGCTCGCGCAGGCCGCGCTGCTCTCCTCTCTCGTCGCCGGCACCCCCGTGCCCGAGGGGTTCGACCGGGTGCGGCTCGGGGTGCAGGCGCGCGCCCTCGCCGCCAAGCGGGCCGATGTCGTGGCGAAGGTCGCGCCCGAACTGCCCGGGATCCTCCAGGAGGCGTACCGCCCCGCCTTCCTCGCCTACGCCCAGGGTCACCCGATGACCGGCGGCTACCGGCGCGACGCCCTCGGCTTCGCCGAGCACCTGCTGCTCGCCGGGCGGCCCGAGAACGCCGAGAGGCGGCGCCTGCTGCGCGAGTGGTGGCTGGAGCGCTCGGGTCCGACCCCGCCGTCCCGGCACCCCGCGGCCCGGCTGGCCAGGGCGACGCGCCGGGTCCTGCTGCGGCACTGA
- a CDS encoding glycoside hydrolase family 16 protein, protein MRSSSEARKMSRHRHLPGHRPRGVIALALAALMAAFFVPGAAAAVAPSEDACHATGDVMPRGDCGPFHQVFAENFNGDLVPLGSFSDCDHNADTPSAYCGALTGSYRADWWAYPRGWYDTADPRNHSNGNTRLLGGEYRADDTVWVGPADNGDGRMHIRMYRPRSGGDIHSAAVVPKRIMNQAYGKISARVRVVKAAPGYKSAWLYYGDACEMDFYEQNWVDTVHFFHHPCDGRGQSYADTGKPFTDWHTVSLEWTPGHARYYLDGHLYLHDTRAVPSRPLSAVLQNESALYGAYAAPGSWAQLDITWVTAYAYAGRASVV, encoded by the coding sequence GTGAGGAGCAGCAGTGAAGCGCGGAAGATGAGCCGGCACCGTCACCTCCCCGGGCATCGCCCGCGCGGCGTCATCGCCCTCGCACTGGCCGCCCTCATGGCGGCCTTCTTCGTGCCAGGGGCGGCCGCCGCCGTCGCTCCCTCCGAGGACGCCTGCCACGCGACCGGTGACGTGATGCCGCGCGGCGACTGCGGCCCCTTCCACCAGGTCTTCGCGGAGAACTTCAACGGGGACCTCGTGCCGCTGGGCTCCTTCAGCGACTGCGACCACAACGCCGACACACCCAGCGCCTACTGCGGCGCCCTGACCGGCTCCTACCGCGCCGACTGGTGGGCCTACCCGCGCGGTTGGTACGACACCGCCGACCCGCGCAACCACTCCAACGGCAACACGCGCCTGCTCGGCGGCGAGTACCGCGCCGACGACACCGTGTGGGTCGGGCCCGCCGACAACGGCGACGGCCGGATGCACATCCGGATGTACCGTCCCCGCTCCGGCGGCGACATCCACTCCGCGGCCGTCGTCCCGAAGCGGATCATGAACCAGGCGTACGGGAAGATCAGCGCCCGCGTCCGCGTCGTGAAGGCGGCCCCCGGCTACAAGTCGGCCTGGCTGTACTACGGCGACGCCTGCGAGATGGACTTCTACGAGCAGAACTGGGTCGACACCGTCCACTTCTTCCACCACCCGTGCGACGGCCGCGGCCAGAGCTACGCCGACACCGGCAAGCCCTTCACCGACTGGCACACGGTGTCGTTGGAGTGGACTCCCGGCCACGCGCGCTACTACCTCGACGGCCACCTCTACCTCCACGACACCCGCGCCGTACCGAGCCGGCCGCTGAGCGCCGTCCTGCAGAACGAGTCCGCGCTGTACGGGGCTTACGCGGCGCCCGGCTCCTGGGCGCAGCTGGACATCACCTGGGTCACGGCCTACGCGTACGCGGGGCGGGCGTCGGTTGTCTGA
- a CDS encoding polysaccharide deacetylase family protein, protein MSASPDLHRYVHPVILLVRLVRRIAAVCALGVALAACGAPDAPQHPGKPGAAAPTSPTLAPGPGGLTPVFKNATTREKTIALTFDADMTADQGPRAAAGEHFDNPELIDALRELKVPATVFMTGRWADQYPREAREIGRDPLFEVGNHSYSHYSFTDRCYGLPTLPEQRMRADVERAYTAIRKAGVPRPRPYFRFPGGCYDNRALRAISSLGVTAVQWDVMSGDAYATDADAVVRQVRDGVRPGSVVVMHCTRSAAPVTEQAVRTIVPELREQGYRFVKVSTLIEESSGRR, encoded by the coding sequence ATGAGCGCTTCCCCCGATCTTCACCGCTACGTTCATCCGGTGATCCTTCTTGTTCGACTTGTGCGACGTATCGCCGCCGTCTGCGCCCTCGGTGTGGCGCTCGCCGCCTGCGGCGCCCCCGACGCCCCCCAGCACCCGGGGAAGCCCGGGGCGGCCGCGCCCACGTCGCCCACGCTCGCGCCCGGACCCGGTGGCCTGACGCCCGTCTTCAAGAACGCCACGACGCGGGAGAAGACCATCGCCCTCACCTTCGACGCGGACATGACCGCGGATCAGGGGCCCCGGGCGGCGGCCGGCGAGCACTTCGACAATCCGGAGCTGATCGACGCGCTGCGGGAGCTCAAGGTGCCGGCGACCGTGTTCATGACGGGCCGGTGGGCCGACCAGTACCCCCGGGAGGCCCGGGAGATCGGGCGGGACCCGTTGTTCGAGGTCGGCAACCACTCCTACAGCCATTACTCCTTCACCGACCGCTGCTACGGGCTGCCCACCCTGCCCGAGCAGCGGATGCGCGCGGATGTCGAGCGCGCCTACACCGCGATCCGCAAGGCGGGCGTGCCCCGCCCGAGGCCGTACTTCCGCTTTCCCGGCGGCTGCTACGACAACCGGGCCCTGCGCGCCATCAGCTCGCTCGGTGTCACCGCGGTGCAGTGGGACGTGATGAGCGGCGACGCGTACGCGACGGACGCGGACGCGGTCGTGCGGCAGGTCAGGGACGGGGTGCGGCCCGGATCCGTGGTCGTCATGCACTGCACGCGCAGCGCGGCGCCGGTGACCGAACAGGCGGTCCGGACGATCGTGCCCGAGCTGCGCGAGCAGGGCTACCGGTTCGTCAAGGTCTCCACGCTGATCGAGGAGTCGTCCGGGCGACGGTAG
- a CDS encoding TetR/AcrR family transcriptional regulator produces MAGTRLDGRVERGNRTRQLVLRRTVDIASVEGLDALSVGRLATELQLSKSGVFALFGSKQELQLATVREASRIYVEQVIRPADETPPGLARLWRLCELWLDYSQGRVFPGGCFFYGVIAEYDARSGPVHDAVVRAQRDWTAHVERTIAEARDDTRELRADTDVPQLAFEIVALLETANVISVLHDDASAYGRARIALVSRLRTAATDPSGLPQVA; encoded by the coding sequence ATGGCCGGGACCCGGCTCGACGGGAGGGTCGAACGGGGGAACCGGACGCGGCAGCTGGTGCTCCGGCGGACCGTCGACATCGCCTCCGTCGAGGGGCTCGACGCGCTGTCCGTCGGCCGGCTCGCGACCGAGCTGCAGCTCAGCAAGAGCGGGGTGTTCGCCCTGTTCGGCTCCAAGCAGGAGCTTCAGCTCGCCACCGTCCGGGAGGCGTCCCGCATCTATGTCGAGCAGGTCATACGGCCGGCCGACGAGACCCCTCCCGGGCTGGCCCGGCTGTGGCGGCTGTGCGAGCTGTGGCTCGACTACTCCCAGGGCCGCGTCTTCCCCGGCGGCTGTTTCTTCTACGGGGTGATCGCCGAGTACGACGCCCGGTCCGGGCCCGTGCACGACGCCGTGGTCCGCGCCCAACGCGACTGGACCGCCCACGTGGAACGTACGATCGCCGAGGCCCGGGACGACACCCGCGAGCTCCGCGCCGACACCGACGTTCCCCAACTGGCCTTCGAGATCGTCGCGCTGCTGGAGACGGCCAACGTCATCTCCGTGTTGCACGACGACGCGTCCGCCTATGGCAGGGCCCGGATCGCCCTCGTGTCTCGGCTGCGGACGGCGGCGACGGATCCGTCCGGGCTGCCTCAAGTCGCCTGA
- the thrS gene encoding threonine--tRNA ligase, whose protein sequence is MWPRSPHREETTMHDHRRLGRDLDLFDTDPLMGAGLPYWLPDGAVVRHTLEEYVRDAERRAGYRHVYSPVLGKRELYEISGHWAHYSEDMFPPMDLGGEQVVLRPSLCPHHALIYRSRSHSYRELPLRIAELGGMYRSELSGVLGGLTRVRAIHLNDAHIFCTLDQAVEEAAAALRMIGEAYAALGIRPARHRLSLPGPGGKYVADPELWRRASAMLRDVLDRSGIAYEAVEGEAAFYGPKIDVQITDPGGRESTLSTVQIDFHQPERFDLHYIGPDGAKHRPVMVHRSVIGSMERAVAHLIEAHGGAFPAWLAPTQLVILPVSDAEMEHAVRLLRRCLDQGLRARLAAPEEGTLGARVRAARLVPYQAVIGSKEAADDHIALRLRDGRRLDPQPVDEALHHIGDIVARRDTHLWNG, encoded by the coding sequence GTGTGGCCCCGCTCGCCCCACCGAGAGGAGACCACGATGCACGACCACCGCCGCCTCGGCCGCGATCTCGATCTGTTCGACACCGACCCGCTGATGGGCGCGGGCCTGCCGTACTGGCTGCCCGACGGCGCCGTCGTACGGCACACCCTGGAGGAGTACGTACGGGACGCCGAGCGCCGCGCGGGCTACCGGCACGTCTACTCGCCGGTGCTCGGCAAGCGCGAGCTGTACGAGATCTCCGGGCACTGGGCGCACTACAGCGAGGACATGTTCCCGCCCATGGACCTGGGCGGTGAGCAGGTCGTCCTGCGGCCGAGCCTGTGCCCCCACCACGCGCTGATCTACCGCTCCCGCTCCCACAGCTACCGCGAACTCCCCCTGCGCATCGCCGAGCTGGGCGGCATGTACCGCTCCGAGCTGTCCGGCGTGCTCGGCGGCCTGACCCGCGTACGGGCGATCCACCTCAACGACGCACACATCTTCTGCACCCTGGACCAAGCCGTCGAGGAGGCGGCGGCCGCGCTGCGGATGATCGGCGAGGCCTACGCGGCGCTCGGCATCCGCCCGGCCCGCCACCGCCTCTCGCTGCCGGGCCCGGGCGGCAAGTACGTCGCCGACCCCGAGCTGTGGCGCCGGGCGTCGGCGATGCTGCGCGACGTACTCGACCGAAGCGGCATCGCCTACGAGGCCGTGGAAGGCGAGGCCGCGTTCTACGGCCCCAAGATCGACGTCCAGATCACCGACCCGGGGGGCCGCGAGTCCACCCTCTCCACCGTGCAGATCGACTTCCACCAGCCGGAACGCTTCGACCTGCACTACATCGGGCCCGACGGGGCGAAACACCGCCCCGTGATGGTCCACCGCAGCGTCATCGGCAGCATGGAGAGAGCCGTCGCCCACCTCATCGAGGCGCACGGCGGCGCCTTCCCGGCCTGGCTCGCGCCCACCCAGCTGGTGATCCTGCCCGTCTCGGACGCCGAGATGGAACACGCCGTACGACTCCTGCGCCGCTGCCTCGACCAGGGCCTGCGGGCCCGGCTCGCCGCTCCCGAGGAGGGCACCCTGGGCGCGCGCGTCCGGGCGGCGCGGCTGGTGCCGTACCAGGCGGTGATCGGTTCCAAAGAGGCCGCGGACGACCACATCGCGCTGCGCCTGCGCGACGGCCGCCGCCTGGATCCGCAGCCCGTGGACGAGGCGCTGCACCACATCGGCGACATCGTCGCCCGCAGGGACACCCACCTCTGGAACGGATAG